One Methanoculleus sp. 7T genomic window carries:
- a CDS encoding COG1361 S-layer family protein, translating into MGADHPALVPALFVAACLLAAPAAAGPADVTVTSVAVDPPVLMRGDIGTLTVVVQNTGPSTVSVGRARLYGDSVVPVSEPYPSVGDIGAGTGRTFSFTLRADVPDGVYYPEFSLDFRENGTLRYPVPVRVDDTPLRATIAERPDTFSPGREAAITVLVGNPRPNAASGVQVTPLGTGFAVTPTGAFIGNLAPDGARAVPFNLTPASETNVTFAVTWRNGQNSHAANLTLPVSFGEDKRRADPVASNVEVAPEGNIYRATGDIANAGLESARSVIVTVGPPAAPTDPYRVYVVGTLDPDDVAPFEVTFRAGANVTEVPLIIEYRDSDGNPSTVTVPISIENRTAEGETAAGVLVPVAVAGVLAAAAALAALWYLRRRRR; encoded by the coding sequence GTGGGAGCCGATCACCCTGCGCTTGTCCCGGCCCTCTTCGTCGCGGCCTGCCTCCTCGCCGCCCCCGCCGCCGCGGGCCCTGCGGACGTGACGGTGACCTCTGTTGCGGTCGACCCTCCGGTCCTGATGCGGGGCGACATAGGAACCCTCACGGTCGTCGTGCAGAACACCGGTCCCTCGACCGTCTCGGTCGGCCGGGCCAGGCTCTACGGCGACAGCGTCGTCCCGGTGAGCGAGCCCTACCCCTCGGTCGGGGATATCGGGGCCGGCACCGGGAGGACGTTCTCCTTCACTCTCCGGGCGGACGTCCCCGACGGGGTCTACTACCCTGAGTTCTCTCTGGACTTCCGGGAGAACGGGACCCTCCGCTACCCGGTCCCGGTCCGGGTCGACGACACCCCGCTCCGTGCGACGATCGCCGAACGACCCGATACCTTCTCCCCCGGGAGGGAGGCTGCCATCACCGTCTTGGTGGGGAATCCTCGCCCGAACGCCGCCTCCGGCGTCCAGGTGACCCCGCTGGGGACGGGGTTCGCGGTCACCCCTACGGGAGCGTTCATCGGCAACCTCGCGCCCGACGGGGCTCGCGCCGTCCCCTTCAACCTGACCCCGGCAAGCGAGACGAACGTCACGTTTGCGGTGACCTGGCGGAACGGGCAGAACAGCCATGCCGCAAACCTCACCCTGCCGGTCTCCTTCGGCGAGGATAAACGGCGGGCGGACCCGGTCGCAAGCAACGTCGAGGTCGCCCCGGAAGGGAATATCTACCGGGCGACGGGGGATATCGCCAACGCGGGCCTTGAGTCCGCACGCTCGGTCATCGTCACCGTCGGCCCGCCCGCGGCCCCCACCGACCCCTACCGGGTCTACGTCGTCGGCACCCTCGACCCCGACGACGTCGCACCGTTCGAGGTGACGTTCCGGGCCGGGGCGAACGTGACTGAGGTCCCGCTCATCATCGAGTACCGGGACAGCGACGGGAACCCCTCCACGGTGACCGTACCCATCTCGATCGAGAACCGGACTGCGGAGGGCGAAACGGCTGCCGGCGTGCTGGTCCCCGTCGCCGTCGCGGGCGTGCTGGCGGCCGCCGCGGCCCTGGCGGCCCTCTGGTATCTCCGGAGACGGCGGCGATGA